DNA sequence from the Candidatus Binatia bacterium genome:
CCCATGTTCTCGAACTTGTCTTCAAGCTGAATCTCTTTGGCAACCGTAACGCCGTCCTTCGTTACCGTGGGGGCACCCCAGGACTTCTCGATCACCACATTGCGGCCCTTGGGGCCCAAGGTAACAGTGACAGCATCCGCAAGAATATTGACGCCGCGCATGATTTTGTGGCGCGCAGCTTCACCAAATCGGATTTCCTTCGCAGCCATACGTTCCTCCTCTACCCGTTCGATTGTTCAAATTATCCCTCGATAACGCCGAGCACGTCGTCCTCCCGAAGGATGAGGTGCTCTTCACCATCCAGCTTGATTTCCGTTCCCGCGTACTTCCCGAAGAGGATCCGATCCCCTGGCTTGACGCTCACGGGGATCGTCTTCCCGTCCTCCATCCGGCCAGGGCCTACCGCCACTACCTTTCCCTCCTGCGGCTTCTCTTTGGCGGTATCCGGGATGATAATTCCGCCCTTGGTCTTTTCCTCTTCCGTGATCCGCTTCACCAAAATACGGTCGTGTAGTGGACGAATCTTCACTGCCATTCTCTCCTCCTTCCAGCCTTTGCTTTCAGCGCTTGGCCGCTTGCGCGGCCAATTTGTTGCATTTGCTTCGTACTAGGCAAAATCTCCTAAACCCGCGAAATCTGACTTCGACTGGGTGAACACCAGCGCGCTCGGCACTGCCGAGCGCGCTTTACTATCCCACAGCGACCTGACCTAGCCGCTCAGTGGATCGTGATGGGAACCCGTTTGCTCACCAGCTCCCGCGGCGCCTTCATGGTGATTTCAAGCACCCCGTTGTGGTAGGTCGCTCGGACAGAATCTGCATCCACACCTGGGGGCAACGTTAAACTCCGTTCGAACCGCCCATACCGAACCTCGCGATAGAACCGGGTCGAACCGTTGCCTTCACGCATCTCCTTGCGCTCGCCCCGGATCGTCAGGCGGTCCCCCTCGAC
Encoded proteins:
- a CDS encoding Hsp20/alpha crystallin family protein, whose translation is MTALAPWRPFAELTALHNEIDDLFARFFGEEDRWWVRPFERPLAPAVESFVRGDEYVVRADLPGVDPKDVEVSVEGDRLTIRGERKEMREGNGSTRFYREVRYGRFERSLTLPPGVDADSVRATYHNGVLEITMKAPRELVSKRVPITIH
- the groES gene encoding co-chaperone GroES; amino-acid sequence: MAVKIRPLHDRILVKRITEEEKTKGGIIIPDTAKEKPQEGKVVAVGPGRMEDGKTIPVSVKPGDRILFGKYAGTEIKLDGEEHLILREDDVLGVIEG